The Thermoanaerobaculia bacterium genome window below encodes:
- a CDS encoding biotin/lipoyl-binding protein, giving the protein MQLVSRVAGKSAPLTVDRHQGRYVVEIGGVRHDVDTRALGPWVLSLIVEGVSHELAVVRVGDGAYAVDWRGRSFEIELVDPLTHLAETSRGEAGKQGKRVVKAYMPGRVVEVRVQPGDRVEAGQPMIVLEAMKMQNEIQAERSGLVSRVFVTAGEAVEGGDPLVEVD; this is encoded by the coding sequence ATGCAGCTCGTCAGCCGCGTTGCCGGCAAGAGCGCGCCGCTCACGGTCGATCGGCATCAGGGCCGCTACGTCGTCGAGATCGGCGGCGTCCGCCACGATGTCGACACGCGGGCGCTCGGACCCTGGGTGCTGAGTCTGATCGTCGAGGGGGTGAGCCACGAGCTCGCCGTCGTCCGCGTCGGTGACGGCGCCTATGCGGTGGACTGGCGCGGCCGTTCGTTCGAAATCGAGCTGGTCGACCCGCTCACTCATCTCGCAGAGACTTCGCGCGGCGAGGCCGGCAAGCAGGGCAAGCGGGTCGTCAAGGCCTATATGCCCGGACGGGTCGTCGAGGTGCGGGTGCAGCCCGGCGACCGGGTGGAAGCCGGACAGCCGATGATCGTGCTCGAGGCGATGAAGATGCAGAACGAGATCCAGGCCGAGCGCTCCGGGCTCGTCAGCCGGGTCTTCGTCACCGCCGGCGAAGCGGTCGAGGGCGGCGATCCCCTGGTCGAAGTCGACTGA